One Streptomyces sp. NBC_01217 genomic region harbors:
- the rimP gene encoding ribosome maturation factor RimP, whose product MSTTQSERLRGLLEPLVSAEQLDLEEIEVSRAGRRRVLRIIVDSEEGVELDTCAELSRAISEKLDETDAMGEGEYVLEVSSPGADRPLTEHRHYVRATGRLAKLHLREGGELVARILAVDEEGLDLEVPGVKGRKPTSRRVAFDEIAKARVEIEFSRKDKKEEEA is encoded by the coding sequence ATGAGCACCACCCAGAGCGAGAGGCTGCGCGGACTGCTCGAACCGCTCGTCAGCGCCGAGCAGCTGGATCTCGAAGAGATCGAGGTGTCCCGGGCAGGCCGCCGCCGGGTGCTGCGGATCATCGTGGACTCCGAAGAGGGCGTGGAGCTGGACACCTGCGCCGAGCTGAGCCGCGCGATCTCCGAGAAGCTCGACGAGACCGACGCGATGGGTGAGGGCGAGTACGTCCTCGAAGTCAGTTCCCCCGGTGCCGACCGTCCGCTGACGGAGCACCGCCACTACGTACGTGCCACGGGCCGCCTGGCCAAGCTGCACCTGCGCGAGGGCGGCGAGCTGGTGGCCCGCATCCTCGCCGTGGACGAAGAAGGCCTCGACCTCGAAGTGCCGGGCGTCAAGGGCCGCAAGCCCACGTCCCGCCGGGTCGCCTTCGACGAGATCGCCAAGGCGCGCGTGGAGATCGAATTCAGCCGCAAGGACAAGAAGGAAGAGGAGGCGTAG
- the nusA gene encoding transcription termination factor NusA produces MDIDVKLLKGLAQDKEIPFDVLVEAIESALLIAYHRTDGSHRRARVELDERGHVTVWAKEDPADLEPGQEPKEFDDTPSGFGRIAASTAKQVILQRLRDAEDDRTFGEYAGHEGDVVTGVVQQGKDPKNVLVDIGKLEAILPVQEQVPGEEYTHGLRLRTYVVRVAKGVRGPSVTLSRTHPNLVKKLFALEVPEIADGSVEICAIAREAGHRTKIAVRSTRSGLNAKGACIGPMGGRVRNVMAELHGEKIDIVDWSDDPAEMVANALSPARVSQVEVVDLGARSARVTVPDYQLSLAIGKEGQNARLAARLTGWRIDIRPDTETDAERDVADRERAERARERSERG; encoded by the coding sequence GTGGACATCGATGTGAAGCTCTTGAAGGGCTTGGCACAGGACAAGGAGATCCCCTTCGACGTGCTCGTCGAGGCGATCGAGTCGGCCCTCCTCATCGCCTACCACCGTACGGACGGCAGTCACCGCCGCGCGCGCGTCGAGCTCGACGAGCGCGGCCACGTGACGGTGTGGGCGAAGGAGGACCCGGCCGACCTCGAACCGGGCCAGGAGCCCAAGGAGTTCGACGACACCCCGTCCGGCTTCGGCCGGATCGCCGCGAGCACCGCCAAGCAGGTCATCCTGCAGAGGCTGCGCGATGCCGAGGACGACAGGACGTTCGGCGAGTACGCGGGCCACGAGGGCGATGTCGTCACCGGCGTCGTCCAGCAGGGCAAGGACCCGAAGAACGTCCTGGTCGACATCGGCAAGCTGGAAGCCATCCTGCCGGTGCAGGAGCAGGTCCCGGGCGAGGAGTACACCCACGGCCTGCGTCTGCGTACGTACGTCGTACGGGTCGCCAAGGGCGTGCGCGGTCCGTCCGTGACGCTGTCGCGGACCCACCCCAACCTGGTGAAGAAGCTCTTCGCGCTGGAGGTCCCGGAGATCGCGGACGGTTCCGTCGAGATCTGCGCGATCGCCCGCGAGGCCGGTCACCGCACCAAGATCGCGGTCCGTTCGACCCGCTCCGGGCTGAACGCCAAGGGTGCCTGCATCGGCCCGATGGGCGGCCGGGTGCGCAATGTCATGGCCGAGCTGCACGGCGAGAAGATCGACATCGTGGACTGGTCGGACGACCCGGCCGAGATGGTCGCCAACGCCCTGTCGCCCGCACGGGTGAGCCAGGTCGAGGTGGTGGACCTCGGCGCACGGTCCGCCCGGGTCACCGTGCCGGACTACCAGCTGTCGCTCGCGATCGGCAAGGAGGGGCAGAATGCCCGCCTCGCCGCCCGTCTCACCGGCTGGCGCATCGACATCCGTCCGGACACCGAGACCGACGCCGAGCGCGACGTCGCCGACCGGGAGCGGGCCGAGCGGGCCCGCGAGCGTTCGGAGCGCGGCTGA